Genomic window (Nitratidesulfovibrio vulgaris str. Hildenborough):
CGGCGTCGGGTTTCCGGGGCGTCTGCCTGTGGGCGGTGCTGTCACGGCGGCCCTGTCCTGTCTTGGCTGTCCTGTCTGGGCTGTCGGGCCTCGGTTGCCGGGATTCGGCCCCGTCCCGCCCGTCTCGTCCCGTGGCGTCTGCCGTCCGTTTCACGCCTTGCGTCTGTCGGGCCGGTTCTGCCTTGTCCTGCCCCGTCCCGCCTATCTCGGCGGTCTCGCCTGTATCACCCGCCCCTTCGGGGCACCCTTCCCGGAGCGTCCGGCCTTTTGCGTGGGCAGGCCGGACGCTCGCGGCGTGGCGTGCGGCAGTCGCCTGGGGCGGGGTCACGGAATCAGCTCGAATCCGCCCGGATGTTCCCGGAATCCGTCCGGATGTTCCCCGAATCCGTCCGGATGAGGTCCCGAATCATGCCCTTAATCATGTCAGGAGCAGTTCCGTGCAGGGTTCGCCCGCTTCGAGCGCGTCGAGGATGGCGTCAACGGCGTCTTCGTCATCGCCGCCGCCGTACCAGTGCCCTTGCGGGTAGACGACCAGTACCGGTCCCTTGTCGCAGAATTGCAGACAGCCCGTGGTGGAGACGAAGGCGTTGAGTCCGCGCGCGGCAATCTCCGCGTCGAGGTGGGCCACAAGGTCGGGTGCGCCCTTGCGGATGCATGTCCCCTTGGGTTCGAGTCCCCTGAAGCTCATGCAGACGAGAATGTGGTGGTCGGGCTTGTCCATGGTGGCCTCTCGGAGTGCGTCGTATCCGGTTGGTGTTGCGTTGTTGCCCATGCTGCCGGGGCTTCGTGCCCGGTCTGGCTGTCCCGGCGGTCTGTCCCGCTGGTCTGGCCTGTCTGCATCGTTCCGGGGCAGGGCGGGCGTCGCCCCGGAACACCCCGCAAGCGGGATGTCCCGCGTGCGGGCGTGCCGGCTACATGACCAGTTCGAGGGTGTCTTCGGGGGCCGTGTCGCGGTCCTTGCGTTCCAGAAGGGTGTTGATGACCTGCGAAAGCAGGTGCATGCCGCCCATGTAGCCCACCTTGGGAAAGTGGCTGTGGCCCACGCGGTCGAGGATGGGAAAGCCGAAACGCACCAGCGGCGTGTCTTCGGCCTGCGCGATGTACTTGCCGTACGAGTTGCCCACCAGCAGGTCGACCGGGGCGGCCTTCACCCTCTGGTGCAGGTGGAAGAGGTCGTTGGCGGCGCGCACCTCATAGTCCCACGTGGCCCCTGCCTTCTCCATGACCTCGGCGATGCGGCGTTCGAAGGCCTTGCCCGGCGTGCCGGTGACCACGACCGTGGGCCTCATGCCCGCCGAGACGAGGAACTCCACCAGCGGTATCACGATGTCGGGGTCGCCCCATGCCGCCACCCGCTTG
Coding sequences:
- a CDS encoding (2Fe-2S) ferredoxin domain-containing protein; the protein is MDKPDHHILVCMSFRGLEPKGTCIRKGAPDLVAHLDAEIAARGLNAFVSTTGCLQFCDKGPVLVVYPQGHWYGGGDDEDAVDAILDALEAGEPCTELLLT